A window from Atribacterota bacterium encodes these proteins:
- a CDS encoding thiamine pyrophosphate-dependent enzyme has protein sequence MNNSIAQYFREEMFPHIWCPGCGNGIILGAILRAINSIGWEKDEIVMVSGIGCSSRITGYVDFNTMNTTHGRALPFATGIKMSNPSLKVIAVMGDGDCAAIGGNHFIHSARRNIDITAIIINNMIYGMTGGQYSPLTPTGKFGSTAPYGNIDQTFDISALAASAGASYVARGNIFDVNQTTRFIKKALLKKGFSVVEVISDCPISFGRINKLRTPVQMLEWIKSITVPKTTWEKLSEEEKEKKIPTGEFLDINIPEYTDKYQEICIRVQQGRREK, from the coding sequence ATGAATAATTCTATTGCCCAATATTTTAGAGAAGAAATGTTTCCTCATATCTGGTGTCCTGGTTGTGGAAATGGTATTATTTTAGGTGCCATATTAAGGGCAATTAATAGTATAGGATGGGAAAAGGATGAGATTGTAATGGTTTCGGGAATCGGTTGTTCCAGTCGCATTACTGGTTATGTTGATTTTAATACTATGAATACTACTCATGGTAGAGCTTTGCCTTTTGCAACAGGCATAAAGATGTCTAATCCCAGCTTAAAAGTAATTGCCGTAATGGGTGATGGCGATTGTGCAGCAATAGGTGGTAACCATTTTATTCATTCTGCTCGTCGTAATATAGATATAACTGCCATTATTATAAATAATATGATTTATGGCATGACTGGAGGCCAATATTCTCCTTTAACACCAACTGGTAAGTTTGGTTCTACAGCTCCATATGGCAATATTGACCAGACTTTTGATATATCTGCTTTAGCTGCCAGTGCTGGTGCTTCTTATGTAGCACGCGGAAATATTTTTGATGTCAATCAGACCACTCGTTTTATTAAAAAGGCTTTACTCAAAAAAGGCTTTTCTGTAGTGGAAGTAATTTCAGATTGCCCCATTTCTTTCGGTAGAATTAATAAGTTGAGAACTCCTGTTCAAATGTTAGAGTGGATAAAAAGCATCACAGTACCCAAAACAACCTGGGAAAAATTATCAGAAGAAGAAAAAGAAAAGAAAATACCCACAGGGGAATTTTTAGATATTAATATACCCGAATATACTGATAAATACCAGGAAATCTGTATTAGGGTTCAACAAGGAAGGAGAGAAAAATGA